In Paenibacillus protaetiae, the genomic stretch ATTTAGCGAGGTGGTTTGCTCCATGATTAACGACACAATAGCAGCCATTGCGACAGCAATCGGGGAAGGCGGCATCGCCATTATCCGCGTGAGCGGCCCTGAAGCGATAGAAGGAGTAGGGCGGATTTTTCGCTCGAAAACGGCATTGCAGGATGCGGAGTCGCATACGGTGCATTACGGGAATATTATCGATCCGGCAACGGGCGATTCCATAGAGGAAGTTATCGTGACGCTGATGCGAGGACCTCGGTCCTTTACAGCGGAGGATGTTGTTGAAATCAATACGCACGGCGGCGTTATTGCAGTGAAAAAGGTTCTTGATGCGGTGCTGCTGCAGAAAGATATCCGGATTGCGGAGCCGGGCGAATTTACGAAACGCGCCTTTCTGAACGGGCGTATTGATTTGATGCAGGCGGAGGCGGTTATTGACCTCATCCGCTCGAAATCGGACCGTGCTTTTTCCGTGGCAAGGAAGCAGGCGGAAGGAATATTGTCGAAGCGCATTCAAGCGCTGCGGCAAACGGTCATTGAGCTGCTCGCTCATATCGAGGTCAATATTGATTATCCGGAGCATGATGTGGCTGAAATGACCGCGGCATATATCCGGGAGCAATGCGGCAGTGCGCTGGAAGAGATCGGACGGCTGCTAAAAACGGCGAATGAAGGTAAAATATTAAGAGAAGGCATTATGACGGCCATTGTCGGAAGGCCCAATGTCGGCAAATCTTCGCTGATGAACGTGCTTACCCAGGAAAACAAAGCGATTGTGACCGATATCCCGGGCACGACTCGCGATGTC encodes the following:
- the mnmE gene encoding tRNA uridine-5-carboxymethylaminomethyl(34) synthesis GTPase MnmE; the encoded protein is MINDTIAAIATAIGEGGIAIIRVSGPEAIEGVGRIFRSKTALQDAESHTVHYGNIIDPATGDSIEEVIVTLMRGPRSFTAEDVVEINTHGGVIAVKKVLDAVLLQKDIRIAEPGEFTKRAFLNGRIDLMQAEAVIDLIRSKSDRAFSVARKQAEGILSKRIQALRQTVIELLAHIEVNIDYPEHDVAEMTAAYIREQCGSALEEIGRLLKTANEGKILREGIMTAIVGRPNVGKSSLMNVLTQENKAIVTDIPGTTRDVIEEYVSLNGIPLRLMDTAGIRETTDVVEKIGVERSRSALEDADLVLLVLNNHETLHEDDRKLMELVEGRPVIVIINKTDLPNKLDIGEVESRFGSEAVIRMSVVAEQGMDQLEKAISRMFFEGELDSGDLTYVSNVRHISLLKQARQSLLDAVEASDIGIPIDVIQIDVRTAWESLGEILGDTAGDSLIDQIFSQFCLGK